The following proteins come from a genomic window of Shewanella halifaxensis HAW-EB4:
- a CDS encoding glucosaminidase domain-containing protein yields the protein MKTGKVGLFTIALGLVITLILLVRLVLVPGSEDQIQSLGKAVKNTEIASVVPDFAAISDVSEKKRAFFAFLKPSIKHQNAIIQDERDFVIGIRNQIVNNKELTEADEFRLQQISEKYQYTVRSLNIGNIDTLLTRVDIIPEEMVLIQAANETGWGSSRFAREGLNFFGQWCFRKGCGLVPQSRTEGLSHEVALFKTVEDSVASYMRNLNSNAAYSLLRSIRADLRAQNKTPSAQDLVYGLINYSERQEAYIDELLEMLRQNQRFLVDNNEKTTAV from the coding sequence GTGAAAACAGGCAAAGTTGGTTTGTTTACAATAGCGTTAGGACTTGTAATAACACTGATCTTACTGGTTAGATTGGTGCTGGTTCCCGGTAGTGAGGATCAAATACAGTCATTAGGAAAAGCGGTTAAAAACACAGAAATTGCGAGCGTAGTGCCAGATTTTGCTGCTATTAGTGATGTAAGTGAAAAAAAACGCGCATTTTTTGCATTCCTGAAACCTTCGATTAAGCATCAAAATGCGATCATTCAAGATGAGCGCGATTTTGTTATCGGCATTCGTAATCAAATCGTCAATAACAAAGAACTCACTGAGGCCGATGAGTTCAGACTGCAGCAGATCTCGGAAAAGTATCAATATACTGTCAGAAGTCTAAATATAGGCAATATTGATACCTTGTTAACTCGTGTCGATATTATTCCTGAAGAGATGGTATTAATTCAGGCCGCGAACGAAACGGGCTGGGGCAGTTCCAGATTTGCCCGCGAAGGTTTAAATTTCTTTGGTCAATGGTGCTTCAGAAAAGGTTGTGGTCTAGTCCCGCAATCGAGGACAGAAGGGCTGTCCCATGAGGTTGCTTTATTTAAAACGGTTGAAGACTCTGTCGCGTCATATATGCGTAATCTTAATTCTAACGCGGCCTATTCGTTGCTGAGATCAATTCGAGCCGATCTACGCGCACAAAACAAAACGCCGAGCGCGCAAGATCTTGTATACGGACTGATTAATTACTCTGAACGTCAAGAAGCTTATATTGATGAGCTGCTTGAAATGCTACGCCAAAACCAACGATTTTTAGTGGATAACAATGAAAAAACGACTGCTGTTTAG
- the yvcK gene encoding uridine diphosphate-N-acetylglucosamine-binding protein YvcK: MKQNGLNQYNHVVAIGGGHGLGQVLSALSFLGPKLTGIVATTDNGGSTGRLRAEQDCIAWGDLRNCLTQLAKRPSVGSLMFEYRFGGDSELSGHNLGNLMLMALDELCVRPLDAVNLVRNFLNIDTRLIPMSEEPTHLVALQASGESVFGETDVDKMQDTPIALSLDPQVQATCEACEAIRDAELIILGPGSFLTSIMPPLLLPKIAHALAQSKAEVILIDNLTNEPSPIANCSLSHKINWCHQVLGLKIIDKVLCNADSAYQEDNICYYPLRSSHHIGLHDKRALADALSLMVSQDHSTVST; this comes from the coding sequence ATGAAACAAAATGGGCTTAATCAATATAACCATGTGGTAGCCATAGGTGGCGGACATGGATTAGGGCAAGTCTTATCAGCCCTTTCGTTCTTAGGGCCTAAGCTCACAGGTATTGTTGCCACGACTGATAACGGCGGCTCTACGGGGCGCTTAAGAGCCGAGCAAGACTGCATCGCTTGGGGAGATTTACGCAACTGTTTAACCCAATTGGCTAAACGCCCTTCCGTTGGTTCCTTAATGTTTGAATATCGCTTTGGCGGCGATAGTGAATTATCTGGCCATAATCTGGGAAATTTAATGCTAATGGCGTTGGACGAACTTTGTGTGCGTCCACTAGATGCGGTGAATTTAGTCCGCAACTTTCTTAATATCGATACCCGTCTAATCCCTATGTCAGAAGAACCGACACACTTGGTGGCACTTCAAGCCAGTGGTGAAAGTGTTTTTGGCGAAACTGATGTTGATAAGATGCAAGATACACCTATAGCCTTATCGCTCGATCCACAAGTTCAAGCAACCTGCGAAGCCTGTGAAGCCATTCGAGATGCAGAACTGATCATTTTAGGACCAGGTAGCTTTTTAACCAGCATAATGCCACCACTGTTACTACCTAAAATAGCCCATGCACTTGCGCAATCAAAGGCAGAGGTGATCTTAATTGATAACCTCACTAACGAACCATCACCGATTGCTAACTGTAGCTTAAGTCACAAGATCAACTGGTGCCATCAGGTGCTGGGGTTAAAGATTATCGATAAGGTATTGTGTAACGCTGATAGTGCTTATCAAGAAGACAATATTTGTTACTACCCGCTTCGAAGTTCACATCATATTGGCTTACACGACAAACGTGCACTCGCAGATGCGCTGTCTTTGATGGTGAGTCAAGACCACAGCACAGTGTCGACATAG
- the uspE gene encoding universal stress protein UspE — protein sequence MMDYKKLLVVVDPTTDKQTALARAVELASKNQAEITVFLSIFDFSYEMTSILSGQERESMREGVVNQRKAWLEDVVAPYRKDGLTINLDVIWHNRPFESIIKHAIDGEYDLIVKGTHEHDKLKSVIFTPTDWHLMRKAPIPVLLVKAQDWPVAGKIVCAVNVSAEDNANESLNGKIISHAKKLAEQFDAQVHLVNAYPGTPVNLAIELPDFDAHTYSETIRLQHEERISYLANAYGISPDFCHVMEGLPEDVIPDLATSLDAELVILGTIGRTGISAALIGNTAEHVIDSINCDLLAIKPDGYKSPLEEV from the coding sequence ATGATGGACTATAAAAAACTCCTTGTGGTTGTTGATCCTACGACAGATAAGCAAACGGCTCTTGCCAGAGCCGTAGAATTAGCGTCAAAAAACCAAGCTGAAATTACTGTATTTTTATCTATTTTCGACTTCTCCTATGAGATGACCTCTATTCTTTCTGGCCAAGAACGCGAATCAATGCGTGAAGGTGTTGTAAATCAACGCAAGGCTTGGCTTGAAGATGTCGTTGCCCCCTACCGTAAAGATGGTTTAACCATAAACTTAGATGTGATTTGGCATAACCGTCCGTTTGAAAGCATCATTAAACACGCTATCGATGGTGAGTATGATCTTATCGTCAAAGGCACTCACGAACATGATAAGCTCAAATCGGTTATTTTTACGCCGACAGATTGGCACTTGATGCGTAAGGCGCCAATACCTGTACTACTCGTTAAAGCGCAAGACTGGCCAGTTGCAGGCAAGATTGTTTGCGCAGTAAACGTAAGCGCTGAAGATAATGCTAACGAGTCCCTCAACGGTAAGATTATCTCTCACGCTAAGAAGCTCGCCGAGCAGTTTGACGCTCAAGTGCACCTCGTTAATGCTTACCCTGGTACGCCCGTTAACTTGGCTATCGAACTCCCCGACTTTGATGCTCATACTTATAGCGAAACCATACGATTACAGCATGAGGAGCGGATCAGTTATCTTGCAAATGCTTATGGGATCTCGCCAGACTTCTGCCATGTTATGGAAGGCCTACCAGAAGATGTTATCCCTGACTTAGCAACGAGTTTAGATGCAGAGCTAGTCATATTGGGAACCATTGGTCGAACCGGAATTTCCGCAGCCTTAATAGGCAATACTGCTGAACATGTTATCGATAGTATCAACTGCGACCTACTTGCGATTAAGCCTGATGGCTATAAATCACCATTAGAAGAGGTATAA
- a CDS encoding DUF2987 domain-containing protein — protein MKKRLLFSCILLGFASVSQAAPISLEYQSFYQRLKQVNKGNYQLVELAFSVSKANGCKVNNGTITTEKDSFPLTITKDQRLFLPYDGQLKSDRALINLDVEGDAQSCAIAMQVRAKNTKNAYNQAELKQIAQEMNALLSQLQGFPMRLFATDIAGLNLEFDGDATVNIDGELIPVSGTYRLETSQLDNLTNLKTSVAPKVISPWTSK, from the coding sequence ATGAAAAAACGACTGCTGTTTAGCTGTATTTTATTAGGGTTTGCATCTGTAAGTCAGGCAGCTCCTATCTCTCTTGAGTATCAAAGTTTTTACCAGCGTCTAAAGCAGGTGAATAAAGGGAACTATCAATTAGTTGAATTGGCATTTTCTGTTTCTAAGGCTAATGGTTGCAAAGTTAACAACGGTACAATCACCACAGAAAAAGACTCTTTTCCTTTAACGATTACCAAAGACCAACGCCTGTTCTTACCCTATGACGGCCAACTTAAATCAGATCGCGCACTGATTAATTTAGATGTTGAGGGCGATGCACAGTCTTGTGCTATTGCTATGCAGGTTAGAGCTAAAAACACTAAAAATGCATACAATCAGGCTGAGCTAAAACAGATCGCGCAAGAGATGAATGCGCTCTTAAGTCAGTTGCAAGGCTTCCCTATGCGATTGTTTGCAACAGATATTGCAGGATTAAACTTAGAGTTTGACGGTGATGCAACGGTTAATATTGATGGTGAGCTCATACCCGTTAGTGGCACATATCGTCTTGAAACTAGCCAGCTCGATAATCTAACGAATTTAAAGACATCGGTTGCGCCTAAGGTTATTAGCCCTTGGACATCTAAGTAA
- the ttcA gene encoding tRNA 2-thiocytidine(32) synthetase TtcA: MSEELTPQQVTRMAKLQKRLRTEVGRAIGDYNMIEEGDRVMCCLSGGKDSYAMLDILLNLQQRAPIKFEIVAVNLDQKQPGFPEDILPAYLDTLGVAYHILEKDTYSIVKDKIPEGKTTCSLCSRLRRGTLYGFAQKIGATKIALGHHRDDIIETMFLNMFFAGKMKAMPPKLLSDDGANMVIRPLAYSREKDIAEYAGLKGFPIIPCNLCGSQENLKRAAVKEMLVQWDRDYPGRIETIFTAMQNTAPSQGVDREQFDFLSLTRDPDAPMRGDVAESDLPAFDFVDVANNGHINLDKAVRIDVVNTYTPD; the protein is encoded by the coding sequence ATGTCCGAAGAATTAACTCCACAACAAGTCACTCGTATGGCAAAACTACAGAAGCGTTTACGCACTGAAGTTGGTCGTGCCATCGGTGATTACAACATGATTGAAGAAGGTGACCGTGTCATGTGTTGCCTATCTGGTGGCAAAGACAGTTATGCCATGCTCGATATCTTGTTGAACCTTCAGCAACGCGCTCCTATTAAATTCGAAATCGTTGCGGTTAACTTAGATCAAAAGCAGCCAGGTTTCCCTGAAGACATTTTGCCTGCGTATCTCGATACCCTAGGTGTTGCTTACCACATTTTGGAAAAAGACACTTATTCTATCGTTAAAGATAAAATTCCTGAAGGCAAAACAACTTGTTCTCTTTGTTCTCGCCTGCGCCGCGGAACTCTTTACGGTTTCGCACAAAAAATAGGGGCTACCAAGATTGCCCTTGGTCATCACAGAGACGACATCATTGAAACCATGTTCCTGAACATGTTTTTTGCCGGCAAGATGAAAGCCATGCCGCCAAAACTATTGTCTGATGATGGCGCCAATATGGTGATCCGTCCGTTAGCTTACAGTCGTGAAAAAGATATTGCTGAATACGCTGGTCTGAAAGGCTTCCCAATTATTCCTTGTAACCTTTGTGGCTCACAAGAAAACTTAAAGCGCGCTGCAGTTAAAGAGATGTTGGTGCAGTGGGATCGTGATTACCCTGGCCGTATCGAAACTATTTTTACGGCAATGCAAAATACCGCGCCATCTCAAGGTGTCGATAGAGAACAGTTTGATTTCTTAAGCTTGACTCGAGATCCAGATGCGCCAATGCGAGGCGATGTTGCAGAGTCAGATCTACCCGCCTTTGACTTTGTTGATGTCGCCAACAATGGTCATATTAATTTAGATAAAGCGGTCCGTATTGACGTGGTAAATACCTATACGCCCGATTAA
- a CDS encoding HPP family protein — MKTPILSLFKDNRLVTATVSALGATLCIWTLAAIDTGMDSPYVLIAPFGATMVLIFGVHHSPLAQPKNVILGHIITAIVGLLFVNYLPVTSLTLGLAVGFGLFFMLLFDVTHPPAGGNPLLIMLGGHTSWTFLLHPILIGTLAIVALAVLYHRLIPGHIYPYFEKKE, encoded by the coding sequence ATGAAAACACCTATCCTTTCCCTTTTTAAAGATAACAGATTAGTCACTGCGACGGTTTCTGCATTAGGCGCAACGCTTTGTATATGGACTCTTGCAGCAATCGATACCGGAATGGACTCGCCTTATGTTCTGATTGCTCCTTTTGGTGCAACTATGGTACTTATTTTTGGAGTACATCACAGCCCATTAGCACAGCCTAAAAATGTTATCTTGGGGCATATTATTACCGCAATCGTTGGGCTTCTCTTCGTCAATTACCTGCCCGTTACCTCATTAACTCTGGGGTTAGCCGTGGGATTTGGCCTATTCTTTATGTTACTTTTTGATGTCACTCATCCTCCTGCAGGAGGAAACCCACTGCTGATTATGCTTGGCGGACATACAAGTTGGACCTTTTTACTTCATCCGATCTTAATAGGCACCTTGGCTATTGTAGCTTTAGCAGTGCTGTAC